The following proteins are encoded in a genomic region of Waddlia chondrophila WSU 86-1044:
- a CDS encoding DEAD/DEAH box helicase produces the protein MLTLRKYQRECLDAIASNYKNGNCRQLVSLPTASGKTVVFASLIKEFEGKSLVLAHTNELLEQAREKIQMIAPNLSVGLVNADSKEFDFPVIVSSIQSARQPNNLVELQAQNFKLLVYDECHHAASKTSRNILNALGFGCKTDRLLCGFTATAFRQDGKGLKEVFDTVAYQRTIKEMIEEGYLCPPKGIKVSTDIDLSKVKMGDGDFQAESLAKVMDIPEIRQIVFDAYQKEGEGRQTICFGVNIQHAYNLSCLFNCCGISSDTIHGRMSKSERESVLKRYRSGQIQVLCNCQVLTEGFDAPETSCVIVARPTQSKGLYQQMAGRGLRLYPNKRDCIIIDLCAKHHGLCNTVTLLEDSEKINEVEKLEKSDQPGLVESFPANLNQKLKAALIRFDPLGQEFTWTCNESNIYVLKGDNIRLGIVPINKDRYRVVLASEKGSQTISDDLNFEYSFAVAEDFARSNRDVFIVSDREAKWRNFPASAKQIALIRSKGYRAGLDKLTRGQASDIISSGTLRGGSGCYVEK, from the coding sequence ATGTTAACTCTTCGGAAGTATCAAAGAGAATGCCTTGATGCTATTGCATCCAACTATAAAAATGGCAATTGCCGACAGCTCGTCTCGCTGCCGACAGCTTCTGGAAAAACAGTTGTTTTCGCCTCTTTGATTAAAGAATTTGAAGGGAAATCCCTTGTTTTAGCCCACACAAATGAACTTCTAGAACAGGCTAGAGAAAAAATCCAAATGATCGCTCCTAATTTGAGTGTTGGCTTAGTAAATGCCGACTCAAAAGAGTTTGATTTTCCTGTTATAGTCTCCTCAATCCAAAGTGCCAGACAACCTAATAACCTAGTTGAATTGCAAGCTCAAAATTTCAAACTTCTTGTTTATGACGAATGCCACCATGCCGCTTCTAAAACCTCCAGAAATATTTTAAATGCTCTTGGGTTTGGCTGCAAAACAGATCGCCTTCTTTGTGGGTTTACAGCCACAGCATTTAGGCAAGATGGAAAAGGATTGAAAGAGGTCTTTGATACGGTAGCCTATCAAAGGACAATCAAAGAAATGATTGAGGAAGGCTATCTCTGTCCACCAAAAGGGATTAAGGTCTCAACAGATATAGATCTTTCAAAAGTTAAAATGGGGGACGGCGATTTTCAAGCAGAATCCCTTGCTAAGGTCATGGATATCCCAGAAATCCGCCAGATTGTTTTTGATGCCTATCAGAAAGAAGGGGAAGGAAGGCAAACAATTTGCTTCGGAGTCAATATCCAACATGCCTACAACCTTTCCTGTTTGTTTAACTGTTGCGGAATCTCATCTGATACTATCCATGGTAGAATGTCCAAAAGCGAAAGGGAAAGTGTATTAAAAAGATACCGATCAGGACAAATACAGGTTCTTTGCAATTGCCAGGTATTGACTGAGGGGTTTGATGCCCCTGAGACCTCTTGCGTCATAGTGGCACGACCCACGCAATCCAAGGGGCTTTATCAGCAAATGGCAGGAAGAGGGCTTCGGCTTTACCCAAACAAAAGAGATTGCATCATAATAGATCTCTGCGCAAAGCATCACGGCCTTTGCAACACAGTTACGCTTTTAGAAGACTCCGAAAAAATAAATGAAGTTGAAAAATTGGAAAAATCAGACCAGCCAGGTCTTGTAGAATCTTTTCCAGCGAATCTCAATCAAAAACTTAAAGCTGCACTTATTAGATTTGATCCTTTAGGGCAAGAATTCACCTGGACTTGCAATGAAAGCAACATTTATGTCCTCAAAGGGGACAATATCCGTCTTGGTATTGTACCGATAAACAAGGATCGATACAGGGTAGTTTTAGCATCGGAAAAGGGAAGCCAGACAATATCGGACGATCTTAATTTCGAGTACAGCTTTGCAGTAGCAGAAGACTTTGCACGCTCTAATCGTGATGTTTTTATCGTTAGCGATAGAGAGGCTAAATGGAGAAATTTTCCAGCATCGGCAAAACAGATAGCTCTTATTCGTTCAAAAGGTTATCGGGCTGGCTTGGATAAACTAACCAGAGGTCAAGCAAGCGACATTATATCTAGCGGAACATTAAGAGGTGGAAGTGGCTGTTACGTTGAAAAATGA
- a CDS encoding DUF5681 domain-containing protein, giving the protein MPENAGKKQGNTRFRKGQSGNPCGKAKGTKNKATLAAEVLLEGELEGICRSLIAQAREGNIQAIKLVLDRVLPPKRNPTVSIELPQLKSSSDALEAITSITQAVGNGEISPAEGETLSRIVDVYVKALEAHDFENRLNILEEKGK; this is encoded by the coding sequence ATGCCTGAAAATGCAGGAAAAAAGCAGGGAAACACAAGGTTTCGAAAGGGACAATCAGGAAATCCCTGCGGAAAAGCCAAGGGAACAAAAAACAAAGCAACCTTGGCAGCTGAAGTGCTTTTGGAGGGAGAGTTAGAGGGAATTTGTCGAAGTCTCATTGCGCAAGCTAGAGAAGGAAATATCCAGGCAATAAAGCTTGTTCTTGATCGTGTTTTGCCACCAAAAAGGAATCCAACGGTCTCAATAGAGCTTCCCCAGCTTAAAAGCTCATCCGATGCTTTAGAAGCTATAACATCGATTACGCAGGCAGTCGGAAACGGAGAGATATCACCAGCAGAAGGGGAAACTCTGTCAAGGATTGTTGACGTGTACGTTAAAGCCTTAGAGGCTCATGATTTCGAAAACCGCCTCAACATATTAGAGGAAAAAGGTAAATGA
- a CDS encoding ankyrin repeat domain-containing protein, with product MKKLFLIFAIGIMSLTLNLKANQIDYETIQKIEEYMSNEKGWHPLNYAIEMDDYKTALIICEYSEKVNTVDDGFNPINRIFHRTCRKINLSTPIKNRPKLSEEALELVWAILDKGINVNYVPLNCGLPPSGNSSSSFIYICFLGLEDLFYEFIHRRVDINQRKGSPLATAIRAGHMNIVQSLIEEGANANWWALHQAVSSKNFEAINILLQAGADINEIDLLMSAIFHHKKIGHYLDGLPMLRFLLEMGANPNAIAMGKKDPILKVVLTMPADTVEQQNYKTDVINTLIEYGAVLY from the coding sequence TTGAAAAAGTTATTTTTAATTTTTGCTATAGGCATTATGTCTCTAACATTAAATTTGAAAGCAAATCAAATTGACTACGAAACAATCCAAAAAATTGAAGAGTATATGTCTAACGAGAAGGGATGGCATCCTTTAAATTATGCAATTGAAATGGATGATTACAAAACAGCATTGATTATTTGCGAGTATTCAGAAAAAGTAAACACTGTAGATGATGGCTTCAATCCTATTAACAGAATTTTTCACAGAACGTGCAGAAAAATTAATTTAAGCACTCCTATAAAAAATCGCCCAAAATTGAGCGAAGAGGCGTTAGAGTTAGTCTGGGCTATATTAGATAAAGGAATAAATGTTAATTATGTCCCTTTAAACTGTGGGCTTCCTCCCTCAGGAAACTCGTCGAGCTCATTCATCTATATATGCTTCTTGGGGCTTGAAGACCTGTTTTATGAATTTATTCATAGAAGGGTCGACATAAACCAAAGAAAAGGCTCCCCTCTTGCTACAGCTATCAGAGCTGGACACATGAACATCGTTCAAAGCCTGATTGAAGAGGGTGCTAACGCTAACTGGTGGGCATTACATCAAGCTGTCAGTTCTAAAAACTTTGAAGCAATAAATATTCTTCTTCAGGCTGGAGCTGATATCAATGAAATTGATTTGCTGATGTCCGCTATTTTTCATCATAAGAAAATAGGGCATTACCTTGACGGTCTTCCAATGCTCAGGTTTCTACTTGAAATGGGTGCTAATCCAAATGCTATAGCTATGGGAAAGAAAGATCCAATTTTGAAAGTTGTTTTGACAATGCCTGCTGATACAGTAGAACAGCAAAATTACAAAACAGACGTCATCAATACTTTGATAGAATATGGTGCTGTTTTGTATTAA
- a CDS encoding DNA primase family protein, giving the protein MNNNNLKTEDNQEAKEEISLEKNAFKIKSKGKSKLKFTPSIKKELKDVIGCQYVDILSAYVCPLGSKTEVSNLLEKNKINADLVEFHNPLPKKSKKINGMETRLHILEKEVHKEDMELLVEAHKMKDEEGRHKSIQDFKDPPKEPGKDEKSGDLRYRIELDLHERFKANDEKRKEAEELRRYVEQHEKEKTENEKVLERLNKNESGDAEIFVELFEKKYLFDPTEGKNGAFYLWDGCQWTLDIHKERYKDFEKVSDTYLIATSDESIDESVSKELFKRSQQLRTSRRRSNVLETVSAYLSFKHSWDYCPNKLPCSNGIINLKTGDLETAQRENYIKKVCPTSYEKNANCPKFLKFLDDITLGDKELSSFIGRVIGYALLGVPKEEKIFYFYGNGRNGKGTLMHVIQHVLGALSKTFPSEMLLSQRNPPSSSSPNPELANLEGVRMAVFSEINEGRKIDSAKVKNLSGRDIIPCRRLYSNVDLQITPTHTMILQTNYKPKAPSEDKALWSRNILIPFKARFVKEPKDGENEREIKESLKDELLEEAKGILKWMVDGCLEYQEIGLKVPQSVIDQTEGYRKENDGIGCFLEEMCFQDPAVSTQKSKMEAAIKNYCKANEMKEPTRNEISDYLKIRFKEGRKSQGSYWKGIKIED; this is encoded by the coding sequence ATGAATAATAATAACCTAAAAACAGAAGACAATCAAGAGGCAAAAGAAGAAATCAGTCTCGAAAAAAATGCCTTCAAGATTAAGTCAAAAGGCAAGTCGAAACTCAAATTTACTCCTTCGATAAAAAAGGAACTCAAAGATGTTATCGGTTGTCAATATGTGGACATTCTTAGTGCCTATGTCTGTCCTCTAGGATCAAAAACGGAAGTCTCAAACCTCCTTGAAAAAAACAAGATTAATGCAGATCTTGTCGAATTTCATAACCCTCTTCCAAAGAAATCAAAAAAAATAAATGGAATGGAAACACGTTTACATATCCTAGAAAAAGAGGTTCATAAAGAGGATATGGAACTCCTGGTAGAGGCTCACAAGATGAAGGATGAAGAAGGAAGGCATAAAAGCATTCAAGATTTTAAAGACCCTCCAAAAGAACCTGGAAAAGATGAAAAAAGCGGGGACTTGAGATATCGGATTGAATTAGACCTCCACGAAAGATTTAAAGCAAATGACGAAAAAAGAAAAGAAGCCGAGGAGTTGAGGAGGTATGTAGAACAACACGAAAAGGAAAAAACGGAAAATGAAAAGGTTCTGGAAAGACTAAACAAAAACGAAAGTGGAGACGCAGAGATTTTTGTTGAGTTGTTCGAAAAAAAATATCTATTTGATCCAACGGAAGGAAAAAATGGGGCTTTCTATTTGTGGGATGGATGCCAGTGGACTCTTGATATCCACAAAGAAAGATATAAAGATTTCGAAAAGGTGTCCGACACCTATCTAATTGCAACATCGGATGAGAGTATTGATGAAAGCGTCTCAAAAGAACTTTTCAAGAGATCACAGCAGCTTAGAACATCAAGAAGAAGAAGCAATGTTCTTGAAACAGTTTCGGCATATCTTTCATTTAAGCACTCCTGGGATTATTGCCCAAATAAATTGCCTTGTTCGAATGGAATCATAAACCTAAAAACAGGGGATTTAGAGACTGCACAAAGAGAAAACTACATAAAAAAAGTTTGTCCAACAAGCTATGAAAAGAATGCAAATTGTCCAAAATTTCTTAAATTCTTAGACGACATTACACTTGGTGACAAAGAACTTTCCTCATTCATCGGCCGTGTTATTGGATACGCTCTTTTAGGAGTGCCTAAAGAGGAGAAAATTTTCTATTTCTACGGAAACGGACGGAATGGAAAGGGAACGCTCATGCACGTAATACAGCACGTGTTAGGTGCTTTATCCAAAACATTCCCAAGCGAAATGCTTCTTAGCCAAAGGAATCCTCCTTCTTCAAGCAGTCCAAACCCAGAACTCGCCAACCTTGAAGGAGTTCGAATGGCTGTATTTAGTGAGATCAACGAAGGAAGAAAGATAGACTCTGCCAAGGTAAAAAACCTAAGTGGAAGGGATATTATTCCTTGTAGAAGGCTTTATTCGAATGTTGACCTCCAAATAACCCCTACACATACAATGATCCTTCAAACGAACTACAAACCCAAAGCCCCTTCCGAAGATAAAGCTCTTTGGTCTCGAAATATCTTAATTCCTTTCAAAGCAAGATTTGTAAAAGAGCCAAAAGACGGAGAAAACGAAAGGGAGATCAAAGAAAGTTTAAAAGATGAGCTACTTGAAGAAGCTAAAGGAATTCTTAAATGGATGGTGGATGGGTGTCTCGAATATCAAGAAATCGGATTAAAAGTCCCACAATCCGTCATAGATCAAACAGAAGGATACAGAAAAGAAAATGATGGAATCGGTTGCTTTCTAGAAGAGATGTGTTTTCAAGACCCTGCTGTTTCGACTCAAAAAAGCAAAATGGAAGCTGCTATCAAAAATTATTGCAAAGCAAACGAAATGAAAGAACCTACCAGAAACGAAATTTCCGACTATTTGAAAATTAGATTTAAGGAAGGAAGAAAAAGCCAAGGATCTTATTGGAAAGGAATCAAAATTGAAGATTAG
- a CDS encoding helix-turn-helix domain-containing protein, which translates to MNSTKEDIEHFKNLYPMLTPTQQKIWNYLHWFCRNYRVVKPSHKHIAEKVGCHRDTVIQAIKKFSELGWLMTLKKAWRTCTYFISEHLLRLDPTKKDTFRRDPPKPENPPNPTQDPTVNPTHINSSSNYNRNVRDDNVQHTGNYSEEEPIPYEIRNLPVSQKDKRLLSKYGLHVLRLAIEDFVTYQRLYRVRNVAAFITSRCKAYVQKFRTQPKSGVAC; encoded by the coding sequence ATGAATAGCACAAAAGAAGACATTGAGCACTTCAAGAATCTCTATCCAATGCTTACACCTACGCAACAGAAGATATGGAACTATCTTCATTGGTTTTGCAGAAACTATCGAGTGGTGAAGCCGAGCCATAAGCATATCGCAGAGAAAGTGGGATGCCACAGAGACACTGTTATTCAAGCGATCAAGAAGTTTTCAGAGCTTGGCTGGCTAATGACTTTGAAGAAAGCTTGGCGGACATGTACCTATTTCATTTCCGAACATCTTCTTAGATTAGACCCAACCAAAAAGGATACCTTCAGAAGAGATCCTCCAAAGCCAGAAAATCCCCCAAATCCGACACAAGATCCGACAGTAAATCCGACACATATTAACTCATCTTCTAATTATAATCGGAACGTTAGGGACGACAACGTTCAACATACAGGAAATTATTCTGAAGAAGAACCAATTCCTTATGAAATCAGGAATCTTCCTGTCTCTCAAAAAGACAAAAGACTGCTTTCTAAATATGGTCTTCATGTACTTAGGCTGGCTATAGAAGACTTTGTGACCTACCAAAGGCTTTATCGGGTGAGAAATGTAGCAGCTTTCATCACTTCACGGTGTAAAGCTTATGTTCAAAAATTCCGAACCCAACCTAAAAGTGGTGTTGCATGTTAA
- a CDS encoding helix-turn-helix domain-containing protein, giving the protein MSKETHNRKKTPIRKAFGLKVRMRRFEIGITQEELAEKADLHPTYVGSVERGERNIALENIVAIAKGLGCSPKDLMPE; this is encoded by the coding sequence ATGAGCAAAGAGACACACAACAGAAAAAAAACACCAATCCGAAAGGCTTTTGGATTAAAGGTTCGGATGAGACGGTTTGAGATCGGGATTACTCAAGAGGAGTTGGCTGAAAAAGCAGACTTGCACCCAACCTATGTTGGTTCTGTTGAAAGAGGGGAAAGAAATATTGCCTTGGAAAACATCGTAGCCATAGCCAAGGGCTTGGGATGCTCACCAAAAGATTTAATGCCTGAATGA